A genomic region of Dickeya solani IPO 2222 contains the following coding sequences:
- the phrB gene encoding deoxyribodipyrimidine photo-lyase — MTTHLVWFRHDLRLTDNLALHAACQDPDARVEAVFIATPQQWASHAMAPCQAAFLLDNLRCLQQALREKGIPLHYHQCDDFAASVRWLADFCRERQVTRLFYNRQYEWNERQRDQQLELALTGVTECRGFDDSLLLPPGSVVTGSGDMYKVFTPFRAAFLKRLQQSDVGSVPAPATRQQGDITPASLAPFDYPQAEVHADFPASEPAALQHLRQFCREQVMFYHEQRDLPALAATSKLSPYLALGILSPRQCFNRLRMEHPDWLARSESGAFTWFNELVWREFYRHLLVFSPALCKHQPFIGWTRRVAWRSAPDELTAWQRGETGYPIVDAAMRQLNQTGWMHNRLRMICASFLVKDLLIDWREGERYFMSQLLDGDLAANNGGWQWAASTGTDAAPYFRIFNPTTQGERFDPEGEFIRRWVPELAQIPGKAVHQPHDWAIRQQRQIDYPVPIVDHKQARLRTLAAFEAAKNGETA; from the coding sequence ATGACCACACATCTGGTCTGGTTTCGTCACGATTTACGCCTTACCGATAATCTGGCGTTGCACGCCGCCTGCCAGGATCCCGACGCACGGGTTGAGGCGGTGTTTATCGCCACGCCGCAGCAGTGGGCCAGCCATGCGATGGCGCCGTGTCAGGCGGCTTTCCTGCTGGATAATCTGCGCTGTCTGCAACAGGCGCTGCGGGAGAAAGGCATCCCGCTGCACTACCATCAGTGTGATGATTTCGCCGCCAGTGTGCGCTGGTTGGCCGATTTCTGCCGCGAGCGTCAGGTGACGCGCCTGTTTTACAACCGTCAGTATGAATGGAATGAACGCCAGCGCGACCAGCAACTGGAGCTGGCGCTGACCGGCGTGACCGAATGCCGGGGGTTTGACGACAGCTTGCTGTTGCCGCCCGGTAGCGTGGTCACCGGCTCCGGCGACATGTATAAAGTGTTTACGCCATTTCGCGCCGCCTTTCTCAAACGCCTGCAACAAAGCGACGTCGGTTCGGTACCCGCGCCGGCTACCCGCCAGCAGGGCGACATCACGCCGGCGTCGCTGGCGCCGTTCGACTACCCGCAAGCAGAGGTTCATGCCGATTTTCCGGCCAGCGAGCCGGCGGCCTTGCAGCATCTGCGCCAGTTCTGCCGTGAGCAGGTGATGTTCTACCATGAACAGCGCGACCTGCCCGCGCTGGCCGCCACCAGCAAGCTATCGCCGTATCTGGCGTTGGGGATACTGTCGCCGCGCCAGTGTTTCAACCGATTAAGGATGGAACATCCGGACTGGCTGGCACGCTCGGAAAGCGGCGCGTTTACCTGGTTCAATGAGCTGGTGTGGCGCGAGTTTTACCGCCACCTGCTGGTGTTCAGCCCGGCGTTGTGCAAGCACCAGCCGTTCATCGGCTGGACGCGGCGCGTGGCATGGCGCAGCGCGCCGGACGAACTGACGGCGTGGCAACGTGGAGAAACCGGTTATCCCATCGTCGATGCGGCGATGCGGCAGTTGAACCAGACGGGCTGGATGCACAACCGGTTACGGATGATTTGCGCCAGTTTTCTGGTGAAAGACTTGCTGATTGACTGGCGTGAAGGCGAGCGTTACTTCATGAGCCAGTTGCTGGACGGCGATTTGGCCGCCAATAACGGCGGCTGGCAGTGGGCGGCATCCACCGGTACCGACGCCGCGCCTTATTTTCGTATTTTCAATCCCACCACGCAGGGCGAGCGTTTCGACCCGGAAGGCGAATTCATCCGGCGCTGGGTGCCGGAGCTGGCGCAGATTCCGGGCAAGGCCGTTCATCAGCCCCATGACTGGGCCATACGCCAGCAGCGGCAAATCGACTATCCGGTGCCGATCGTCGACCACAAACAGGCGCGCCTGCGCACGCTGGCGGCATTTGAAGCCGCGAAGAACGGTGAAACGGCATGA
- a CDS encoding type 2 GTP cyclohydrolase I, protein MRNTELESLINGFLNVAAFQDYGPNGLQVEGRSEVRRIVTGVTACQALLDAAVAQQADAVLVHHGYFWRNEPAVVRGMKRQRLKTLLANDLNLYGYHLPLDAHPDVGNNARLAAMLDIRVQGEIESLLPYGELSQPCSGDDLRRKLEAVLERPVLHSGDNAPAQIRRLAWCTGGGQSFIDQAADFGVDAFITGEVSEKTIHTAREMGLHFYAAGHHATERAGIRALGEWLASQHGFEVTFIDIPNPA, encoded by the coding sequence ATGCGTAATACCGAACTGGAAAGCCTGATCAACGGTTTTCTCAATGTGGCGGCGTTTCAGGACTACGGGCCCAACGGGCTGCAGGTGGAAGGGCGCAGCGAAGTACGGCGCATCGTCACCGGCGTCACCGCCTGTCAGGCGTTGCTGGATGCCGCCGTGGCGCAGCAGGCCGACGCGGTGCTGGTGCATCACGGTTATTTCTGGCGCAACGAGCCGGCGGTGGTGCGTGGTATGAAACGCCAGCGCCTGAAGACCCTGCTGGCGAATGACCTCAACCTGTACGGCTACCACCTGCCGCTGGACGCTCATCCGGATGTCGGCAACAACGCCCGGCTGGCGGCGATGCTGGATATCCGGGTGCAGGGCGAAATCGAATCGCTGCTGCCGTATGGCGAGCTGTCTCAGCCTTGCAGCGGCGACGACTTGCGCCGGAAACTGGAGGCGGTACTGGAACGGCCGGTGCTGCATAGCGGCGACAACGCGCCCGCACAAATCCGGCGTCTTGCCTGGTGTACCGGCGGCGGGCAGAGCTTTATCGATCAGGCGGCTGATTTTGGCGTTGATGCCTTCATCACCGGCGAGGTGTCGGAGAAAACCATCCACACCGCCCGTGAAATGGGGCTGCATTTCTATGCCGCCGGCCATCACGCCACCGAACGGGCCGGGATCCGTGCGCTGGGCGAATGGCTGGCGTCACAACATGGTTTTGAGGTGACATTCATTGATATCCCCAACCCGGCGTAA
- the pxpB gene encoding 5-oxoprolinase subunit PxpB yields MQRARCYLLGEKAVVLELEPPLRLESQQRIWGLAERLSEHDDVSEVIPGMNNLTVVLKHPRQQALDAIERLQRWWEESESLIDVQQQREVAIPVIYGGEQGPDLNVVAEHCGMTPQQVVERHAAGRYVVYFLGFQPGFPYLGGLDEALSTPRRAEPRVLVPAGSIGIGGSQTGVYPLSTPGGWQLIGCTSLALFQPTQTPPTLLRPGDRVRFVPQREGIC; encoded by the coding sequence ATGCAACGCGCACGCTGTTATCTGTTGGGTGAGAAGGCGGTGGTGCTGGAACTGGAACCGCCGCTGCGATTGGAAAGTCAGCAACGAATCTGGGGGCTGGCGGAGCGTCTGAGCGAGCACGACGACGTCAGTGAAGTTATCCCCGGCATGAACAACCTGACGGTGGTGCTCAAGCACCCTCGTCAGCAGGCGTTGGATGCTATCGAGCGGCTGCAACGCTGGTGGGAAGAGAGCGAATCGCTTATCGACGTGCAACAACAGCGCGAGGTGGCGATTCCGGTAATCTACGGCGGTGAACAGGGGCCGGATTTGAACGTGGTGGCGGAACACTGCGGCATGACCCCGCAACAGGTGGTGGAGCGTCATGCCGCCGGGCGCTATGTGGTCTACTTCCTCGGTTTCCAGCCCGGCTTTCCTTATCTCGGTGGGTTGGACGAGGCATTATCCACGCCGCGCCGCGCCGAACCCCGGGTGCTGGTGCCCGCCGGTTCGATCGGGATCGGCGGCAGTCAGACCGGTGTTTATCCGCTCAGTACGCCGGGCGGCTGGCAGTTGATTGGCTGCACCTCGCTGGCCTTGTTCCAGCCGACGCAGACGCCGCCGACGTTGTTGAGGCCGGGCGATCGGGTACGCTTTGTTCCGCAGCGGGAGGGAATATGCTGA
- the pxpC gene encoding 5-oxoprolinase subunit PxpC, with translation MLKIIRAGLQTTVQDLGRPGLRQLGISQCGALDSPALKLANLLVGNDMGTAALEITLGQLVTTFTAPCWIALTGADCHATLDGKTLWTGWCFAVKSGQTLRLRSPRNGMRSYLAVSGGIAVPEVLGSRSTDLKARIGGLEGRPLADGDTLPLGKPRRLPGRSVGVKQLLFSNRVRVLPGPEYQEFSEEARDNFWRTGWHLSPQSNRMGYRLLGPELRRENQREMLSHGLLPGVIQVPHNGKPIVLMADAQTTGGYPRIGCVIEADLYNMAQLRLGEPVHFIRCSPDDALRALQEQHRYLEQLAWRLHGN, from the coding sequence ATGCTGAAGATTATCCGGGCAGGGTTGCAGACCACGGTGCAGGATCTCGGACGTCCAGGATTGCGGCAACTGGGCATCAGCCAGTGCGGCGCGCTGGATAGCCCGGCGCTGAAGCTCGCCAATTTGTTGGTGGGCAACGACATGGGCACGGCGGCGCTGGAAATCACGCTGGGTCAACTGGTGACAACCTTTACCGCGCCGTGCTGGATTGCGCTGACCGGGGCCGACTGTCACGCCACATTGGACGGCAAAACGCTATGGACCGGCTGGTGTTTTGCCGTGAAGTCGGGGCAGACGTTGCGTCTGCGTTCGCCACGCAACGGCATGCGCAGTTATCTGGCGGTATCCGGCGGAATCGCGGTACCGGAGGTGCTGGGGTCCCGCAGCACCGATCTGAAGGCAAGGATCGGCGGGCTGGAAGGCCGCCCGCTGGCGGATGGCGATACGTTGCCGCTGGGAAAACCGCGGCGTTTACCCGGCCGTTCAGTCGGGGTTAAGCAACTGCTGTTCAGTAATCGGGTGCGCGTGTTGCCGGGGCCGGAGTATCAGGAGTTCAGTGAAGAGGCGCGCGACAATTTCTGGCGTACCGGCTGGCACCTTAGCCCACAGAGCAACCGCATGGGCTATCGCCTGCTGGGGCCGGAGCTGAGGCGCGAAAATCAACGGGAAATGTTGTCCCACGGTCTGCTGCCGGGGGTGATTCAGGTGCCCCACAACGGTAAGCCGATTGTGCTGATGGCTGATGCCCAGACGACCGGCGGCTATCCGCGTATCGGCTGCGTGATTGAAGCTGACCTGTACAACATGGCGCAGTTGCGCTTGGGCGAGCCGGTTCATTTTATTCGCTGTTCGCCGGATGACGCGCTACGGGCATTGCAGGAGCAACATCGCTATCTGGAACAACTGGCCTGGAGGCTGCATGGTAATTGA
- the pxpA gene encoding 5-oxoprolinase subunit PxpA — protein MVIDLNADLGEGGQHDEALLQLISSANIACGFHAGDADVMCQSVRWAIQYGVAIGAHPSFPDRENFGRSAMNLPPETVYAQVLYQIGALAAIVKAEGARLFHVKPHGMLYNQAARDPALADAIARAVAAVDPSLCLVGLAGSDLIRAGKRAGLKTRQEVFADRSYQADGSLVPRDQPSAVISSDELALAQTLEMVQRQRVRASNGSWVVVQAETVCLHGDNAHALTFARRLRESFTQYGIQVTAR, from the coding sequence ATGGTAATTGATTTGAACGCCGACCTGGGAGAAGGCGGCCAGCATGATGAGGCGCTGTTACAACTGATTTCTTCCGCCAATATCGCCTGTGGCTTTCACGCCGGCGACGCCGACGTGATGTGCCAGTCGGTGCGCTGGGCCATCCAGTATGGCGTGGCGATTGGCGCACACCCGAGCTTTCCCGATCGCGAAAACTTCGGCCGTTCGGCCATGAACTTGCCGCCGGAAACGGTTTATGCGCAGGTGCTGTACCAGATTGGCGCGCTGGCGGCGATCGTCAAGGCGGAGGGCGCACGCCTGTTTCACGTTAAACCCCACGGCATGCTCTACAATCAGGCGGCGCGCGATCCGGCGCTGGCGGATGCCATTGCCCGTGCGGTAGCGGCGGTGGACCCGTCGCTGTGTCTGGTGGGGCTGGCGGGCAGCGATCTGATTCGTGCCGGCAAACGTGCCGGATTGAAGACCCGTCAGGAGGTTTTTGCCGACCGTAGTTATCAGGCCGATGGCTCGCTGGTACCGCGCGACCAGCCTTCCGCCGTGATCAGCAGCGATGAACTGGCGCTGGCTCAGACGCTGGAAATGGTGCAGCGTCAGCGGGTTCGCGCCAGCAACGGCAGTTGGGTTGTGGTGCAGGCGGAAACGGTTTGCCTGCACGGCGATAACGCGCATGCCTTGACCTTCGCCCGCCGGCTGCGCGAGAGTTTCACCCAGTATGGCATACAGGTTACGGCCCGATAA
- the nei gene encoding endonuclease VIII yields the protein MPEGPEIRRAADRLVAAVVGKTLTGVWFAFPELKPYEATLMGEQVERIVTRGKALLTWFSNGLVMYSHNQLYGVWRVGKQPPDTRRELRVRLDTDDNAVSLYSASDITMLTPGQLATHPFLQRIGPDVLDESLTVDEVRERLLSARFCRRQLGALLLDQGFLAGLGNYLRVEILWASALAPTRRAADLRESELAMLSRMLLEIPKLSYQTRGSESDENRHHGALFRFHVFHLDGKPCERCGQPIVKSLVASRPFYACPHCQQ from the coding sequence ATGCCCGAAGGCCCCGAGATTCGACGTGCTGCCGACCGGCTGGTTGCCGCGGTAGTGGGAAAAACGCTGACTGGCGTGTGGTTTGCTTTTCCCGAACTCAAACCCTACGAAGCAACACTGATGGGGGAACAGGTCGAACGTATCGTCACCCGTGGCAAGGCGCTGTTGACCTGGTTCTCGAATGGTTTGGTCATGTACAGCCATAATCAGCTGTACGGGGTCTGGCGAGTGGGGAAACAGCCGCCTGATACCCGTCGGGAACTGCGGGTCAGGTTGGATACCGACGATAATGCCGTTTCGCTCTACAGTGCGTCTGATATCACCATGCTGACGCCCGGGCAGCTTGCGACCCACCCTTTTTTACAGCGGATTGGACCGGACGTGCTGGATGAATCATTGACGGTTGACGAGGTGCGTGAACGGCTGCTGTCGGCGCGCTTTTGTCGCAGGCAACTCGGAGCCCTGCTGCTGGATCAGGGATTTTTAGCCGGGCTTGGTAATTATCTACGGGTAGAAATTCTGTGGGCGTCAGCGCTGGCGCCAACGCGGCGGGCGGCGGATCTCCGCGAGTCCGAACTGGCGATGTTAAGCCGGATGTTGCTGGAGATCCCCAAACTGTCGTACCAGACTCGCGGTTCGGAAAGCGATGAGAATCGCCATCATGGCGCGTTATTCCGTTTTCACGTGTTTCATCTGGATGGGAAACCCTGCGAGCGTTGTGGTCAGCCCATTGTGAAAAGTCTGGTGGCGTCCCGGCCGTTTTATGCCTGTCCCCATTGCCAGCAATAA
- a CDS encoding citrate synthase — protein sequence MADKKATLTIDGKESIELNVLSGTLGNDEIDIRSLGSKGYFTFDPGFTSTASCESKITYIDGDVGVLLHRGYPIAQLAEKSNYLEVCYILLFGEAPTQEQYDTFKTTVTRHTMIHEQITRLFHGFRRDSHPMAVLCGVTGALAAFYHDSLDIGNERHREIAAYRLLSKMPTVAAMCYKYSIGQPFVYPRNDLSYAGNFLHMMFATPCEEYVVNPVLERAMDRILILHADHEQNASTSTVRTAGSSGANPFACIAAGIASLWGPAHGGANEACLRMLEEISSVEHIPAFIKRAKDKNDSFRLMGFGHRVYKNYDPRATVMRQTCHEVLKELGTKDDLLEVAMELENIALNDPYFIERKLYPNVDFYSGIILKAMGIPSTMFTVIFAMARTVGWIAHWSEMHGEGLKIARPRQLYTGHDERNFEPSVTKR from the coding sequence ATGGCTGATAAGAAAGCAACGCTTACAATAGACGGTAAAGAGTCTATTGAGCTGAATGTCCTGTCTGGTACGCTTGGCAACGACGAAATTGATATTCGTAGCCTCGGTTCTAAAGGTTATTTCACGTTTGACCCCGGTTTTACCTCGACCGCGTCCTGTGAATCCAAAATCACTTATATTGATGGCGATGTGGGCGTACTGCTGCACCGCGGCTATCCCATCGCGCAACTGGCGGAAAAATCCAACTATCTGGAAGTCTGTTACATCCTGCTGTTTGGCGAAGCGCCGACGCAGGAACAGTACGACACTTTCAAGACCACGGTTACCCGCCATACCATGATCCACGAGCAGATCACTCGCCTGTTCCACGGCTTTCGTCGTGACTCTCACCCAATGGCGGTGCTGTGCGGCGTGACGGGCGCGTTGGCGGCGTTCTACCATGATTCACTGGACATCGGCAACGAGCGTCACCGCGAAATCGCCGCCTATCGCCTGCTGTCGAAAATGCCGACCGTGGCGGCCATGTGCTACAAATACTCCATCGGCCAGCCGTTCGTGTATCCGCGTAACGACCTGTCCTACGCCGGCAACTTCCTGCATATGATGTTCGCCACGCCGTGCGAAGAATATGTTGTGAATCCGGTGCTGGAACGCGCGATGGACCGCATCCTGATTCTGCATGCCGACCATGAGCAGAACGCGTCCACCTCTACCGTGCGTACCGCCGGCTCTTCCGGCGCCAACCCGTTCGCGTGTATCGCCGCGGGCATCGCTTCGCTATGGGGGCCGGCACACGGCGGCGCCAACGAAGCCTGTCTGCGTATGCTGGAAGAAATCAGCTCGGTCGAGCACATTCCGGCCTTCATCAAACGCGCTAAAGACAAGAACGACTCGTTCCGTCTGATGGGCTTTGGTCACCGCGTGTACAAGAATTACGACCCGCGCGCCACCGTTATGCGCCAGACCTGTCACGAAGTGCTGAAAGAGCTGGGCACCAAGGACGACCTGCTGGAAGTGGCGATGGAACTGGAAAACATCGCGCTGAACGACCCGTACTTCATCGAGCGTAAACTCTACCCCAACGTGGACTTCTACTCCGGCATCATCCTGAAAGCCATGGGTATTCCGTCTACCATGTTCACGGTGATCTTTGCGATGGCGCGTACGGTCGGCTGGATCGCCCACTGGAGCGAAATGCACGGCGAAGGGCTGAAAATCGCCCGTCCGCGTCAGTTGTATACCGGTCACGATGAGCGCAACTTCGAGCCATCCGTCACCAAACGCTAA
- the sdhC gene encoding succinate dehydrogenase cytochrome b556 subunit, with the protein MGKPVKKQRPVNLDLQTIQFPVTAIASILHRVSGVITFVAVGILLWLLGLSLSSQEGFVQAAAIMDSFIVKFIVWGILTALAYHIVGGLRHLLMDFGYIEENLAAGTRSAKLSFIITVVLSFLAGVLVW; encoded by the coding sequence GTGGGCAAACCCGTGAAAAAACAAAGACCTGTCAATCTGGATCTGCAGACGATCCAGTTCCCCGTTACCGCGATAGCATCTATTCTTCACCGTGTCTCCGGCGTTATTACGTTTGTTGCTGTGGGTATTCTGTTGTGGTTGCTTGGTCTCTCCCTCTCTTCGCAGGAAGGGTTTGTCCAGGCGGCGGCCATCATGGACAGCTTCATCGTGAAATTCATTGTCTGGGGCATTCTGACCGCGCTGGCCTATCATATTGTAGGTGGTCTGCGCCATCTGCTGATGGATTTTGGCTACATCGAAGAAAATCTCGCGGCGGGAACACGTTCTGCAAAACTCTCTTTCATTATTACTGTCGTGCTTTCATTTTTGGCTGGAGTCCTCGTATGGTAA
- the sdhD gene encoding succinate dehydrogenase membrane anchor subunit, whose translation MVSNASALGRNGVHDWLLLRASAIVIVLYVLYIVGFVASAGNITYEIWRGFFAMHLTKVFTLLALFAILVHAWIGMWQVLTDYIKPLAVRLTLQLAIVVALLVYVIYGTVVVWGA comes from the coding sequence ATGGTAAGCAATGCCTCCGCATTGGGGCGTAATGGCGTGCACGATTGGTTATTACTTCGCGCTTCCGCCATCGTCATCGTGCTGTATGTCCTGTATATCGTTGGCTTTGTGGCCAGCGCCGGTAACATCACGTATGAAATCTGGCGTGGTTTCTTCGCCATGCATCTCACCAAGGTATTCACTCTGCTGGCGTTGTTCGCCATTCTGGTCCATGCCTGGATCGGGATGTGGCAGGTGCTGACTGATTACATCAAACCGCTGGCTGTCCGGCTGACTTTGCAGTTGGCTATCGTGGTCGCGTTGTTGGTGTACGTCATTTATGGAACTGTTGTGGTGTGGGGTGCGTAA
- the sdhA gene encoding succinate dehydrogenase flavoprotein subunit produces MNLPVREFDAVVVGAGGAGMRAALQISQMGLSCALLSKVFPTRSHTVSAQGGITVALGNTHEDNWEWHMYDTVKGSDYIGDQDAIEYMCKTGPEAILELEHMGLPFSRLDDGRIYQRPFGGQSRNFGGEQAARTAAAADRTGHALLHTLYQQNLKNHTTIFSEWYALDLVKNQDGAVVGCTAICIETGEVVYFKARATVLATGGAGRIYQSTTNAHINTGDGVGMALRAGVPVQDMEMWQFHPTGIAGAGVLVTEGCRGEGGYLLNKHGERFMERYAPNAKDLAGRDVVARSIMIEIREGRGCDGPWGPHAKLKLDHLGKDVLESRLPGILELSRTFAHVDPVKEPIPVIPTCHYMMGGIPTKVTGQALTVNAKGEDVVIPGLFAVGEIACVSVHGANRLGGNSLLDLVVFGRSAGMHLQESLAEQGDTRDASDSDVDASLDRLNRWNNTRSGEDPVEIRKALQACMQNNFSVFREGDAMAKGLEELKVIRERLNNARLDDTSSEFNTQRIECLELDNLMETAYATAVSANFRTESRGAHSRFDYPDRDDENWLCHSLYQPQTESMTRREVNMQPKLRPAFPPKVRTY; encoded by the coding sequence ATGAATTTGCCAGTTAGAGAGTTTGATGCCGTTGTCGTCGGCGCGGGTGGTGCGGGTATGCGCGCCGCGCTGCAGATTTCCCAGATGGGCCTGTCCTGCGCCCTGTTATCGAAAGTGTTCCCGACTCGCTCCCACACCGTGTCCGCTCAGGGCGGAATTACCGTGGCGCTGGGCAACACCCACGAGGATAACTGGGAATGGCACATGTATGACACCGTGAAAGGTTCCGACTATATCGGTGACCAGGACGCGATTGAATATATGTGCAAAACCGGTCCGGAAGCGATTCTGGAACTGGAGCACATGGGACTGCCGTTCTCCCGTCTGGATGATGGCCGCATTTATCAGCGCCCGTTCGGTGGTCAGTCCAGGAATTTCGGCGGCGAGCAAGCTGCCCGCACCGCGGCGGCGGCGGACCGTACCGGTCACGCGTTGCTGCACACGCTGTATCAACAGAATCTGAAAAACCATACCACCATCTTTTCCGAATGGTATGCGCTGGATCTGGTGAAAAACCAGGATGGCGCGGTGGTGGGATGTACCGCCATCTGCATCGAAACCGGTGAAGTCGTTTATTTCAAAGCCCGTGCCACCGTATTGGCGACCGGCGGCGCAGGTCGTATCTATCAGTCCACCACCAATGCCCACATCAACACCGGCGACGGTGTCGGCATGGCGCTGCGTGCCGGCGTGCCGGTGCAGGACATGGAAATGTGGCAGTTCCACCCGACGGGGATCGCCGGCGCCGGTGTGCTGGTGACTGAAGGGTGCCGCGGTGAAGGCGGTTACCTGCTGAACAAGCACGGTGAGCGCTTCATGGAGCGCTATGCGCCGAACGCTAAAGATCTGGCGGGACGCGACGTAGTGGCACGTTCCATCATGATCGAAATTCGCGAAGGCCGGGGCTGCGATGGCCCGTGGGGGCCGCACGCCAAACTGAAGCTGGACCATCTGGGCAAGGATGTTCTCGAATCCCGTTTGCCGGGCATCCTGGAACTGTCCCGCACCTTTGCGCACGTAGATCCGGTGAAAGAGCCGATTCCGGTTATCCCGACCTGCCACTACATGATGGGCGGTATTCCAACCAAGGTAACCGGCCAGGCGTTGACCGTGAACGCGAAAGGCGAAGACGTGGTGATTCCGGGTCTGTTCGCCGTGGGCGAAATCGCCTGTGTCTCCGTACACGGCGCCAACCGTCTGGGCGGGAACTCGCTGCTTGACCTGGTGGTGTTTGGGCGTTCCGCCGGTATGCACCTGCAGGAATCTCTGGCCGAGCAGGGTGATACTCGCGATGCCAGCGATTCCGATGTCGACGCCTCGCTGGATCGCCTTAACCGCTGGAACAATACCCGTTCCGGTGAAGATCCGGTAGAGATCCGCAAAGCACTGCAAGCTTGCATGCAGAATAACTTCTCGGTATTCCGCGAAGGCGACGCGATGGCGAAAGGGCTGGAAGAGCTGAAAGTGATTCGCGAGCGTCTCAACAATGCCCGTCTGGACGATACTTCCAGTGAGTTCAACACCCAGCGCATCGAATGCCTGGAACTGGACAACCTGATGGAAACCGCCTACGCCACTGCGGTATCGGCAAATTTCCGTACCGAAAGCCGTGGTGCCCATAGCCGCTTCGACTATCCTGATCGTGATGACGAGAATTGGTTGTGTCATTCGCTGTATCAACCGCAAACCGAAAGCATGACGCGCCGTGAGGTGAACATGCAGCCTAAACTGCGCCCGGCGTTCCCGCCGAAAGTGCGTACCTATTAA
- a CDS encoding succinate dehydrogenase iron-sulfur subunit, translating to MKVEFSIYRYNPDVDSAPRMQDYTLEAEEGRDMMLLDALILLKEQDPTLAFRRSCREGVCGSDGLNMNGKNGLACITPVSTLRNGNSKIVIRPLPGLPVVRDLVVDMGQFYAQYEKIKPYLLNNGKNPPAREHLQSTEQREKLDGLYECIMCACCSTSCPSFWWNPDKFIGPAGLLAAYRFLIDSRDTETKERLDDLDDAFSVFRCHSIMNCVSVCPKGLNPTRAIGHIKSMLLQRSA from the coding sequence ATGAAAGTTGAATTTTCCATTTATCGTTATAACCCGGATGTCGATAGCGCGCCGCGCATGCAGGACTATACGCTGGAAGCGGAAGAAGGCCGCGACATGATGCTGCTGGATGCGCTGATCCTTTTGAAAGAACAGGATCCGACGCTGGCGTTTCGCCGCTCCTGTCGCGAAGGGGTGTGCGGTTCTGACGGTCTGAACATGAATGGCAAGAATGGGCTGGCGTGCATTACTCCAGTGTCCACCCTGCGTAACGGCAATAGCAAAATTGTGATCCGCCCCCTGCCGGGGCTGCCGGTTGTGCGTGATTTGGTGGTGGACATGGGACAGTTCTATGCCCAATATGAGAAAATCAAACCTTACCTGTTGAATAATGGGAAAAATCCGCCAGCGCGCGAACATTTGCAGTCGACGGAACAGCGGGAAAAACTGGATGGGCTGTACGAGTGCATCATGTGTGCTTGCTGCTCCACGTCCTGCCCGTCTTTCTGGTGGAACCCGGATAAGTTTATCGGGCCTGCCGGTCTGCTGGCCGCGTACCGTTTCCTGATCGATAGCCGCGATACGGAAACCAAGGAGCGCCTGGACGACCTGGACGACGCTTTCAGCGTATTCCGCTGTCACAGCATCATGAATTGCGTCAGCGTTTGCCCGAAAGGATTGAACCCAACGCGCGCCATCGGCCATATCAAGTCGATGCTGTTGCAGCGTAGCGCCTGA